The following are encoded in a window of Halosolutus halophilus genomic DNA:
- a CDS encoding winged helix-turn-helix domain-containing protein, which produces MSLDRRSAGRSSGPDPDPERVISALDDDACREIVAALDEPMTVSEISDEAEVPLSTAYKKLDRLTAASLVGERTQLRPGGHHRSRYVTRFDRVAVELDADREFQVDIERPLSDPEHQLVDMWSAVRHGT; this is translated from the coding sequence ATGTCACTCGATCGTCGGTCGGCGGGACGATCATCCGGTCCCGACCCCGACCCCGAACGCGTTATTAGTGCGCTTGACGACGACGCGTGCCGTGAGATCGTCGCTGCACTCGACGAGCCGATGACCGTCAGCGAGATCTCGGACGAAGCCGAGGTCCCCCTCTCGACGGCGTACAAGAAACTCGATCGGTTGACCGCCGCGTCGCTGGTGGGCGAGCGTACCCAGCTCAGGCCGGGCGGCCACCACCGGTCCCGGTACGTGACCCGGTTCGACCGGGTCGCCGTCGAACTCGACGCGGACCGGGAGTTCCAGGTCGACATCGAACGGCCGCTCTCCGACCCGGAGCACCAGCTCGTGGACATGTGGTCGGCGGTTCGACACGGGACATGA
- a CDS encoding DUF7521 family protein, translating to MSGVTTAVVALKTITLALGGVITYFAYNAYRQTDARPIGALALGFGFVTLGALLAGLANQAYGIEGDLVVLIESSLTVVGFGIIVYSLYADW from the coding sequence ATGAGCGGGGTTACGACTGCCGTCGTCGCGCTGAAGACGATCACGCTCGCTCTCGGCGGCGTCATCACCTACTTCGCGTACAACGCGTACCGGCAGACAGACGCCCGTCCGATCGGCGCGCTCGCGCTCGGCTTCGGTTTCGTGACGCTGGGCGCGCTGCTGGCTGGCCTCGCCAACCAGGCGTACGGGATCGAGGGGGACCTCGTCGTCCTCATCGAGAGTTCGCTCACGGTCGTCGGGTTCGGGATCATCGTCTACTCGCTGTACGCCGACTGGTGA
- a CDS encoding DoxX family protein, whose translation MATEKMTGGPNVFESKIGGVAVRGQAHSLSAWFVLALRMMMGIAFLNAGLDKLLAAEPFSAQGYLLYGVNEASPLIGMFTWMGTTPWFVEFVNIAVPFGQVAIGLGLIVGAVVRLAAFFGAMMMGLFYFANWSVEHGMINGDFAYLLVFLAVAAFGAGRILGLDALIERYEIDGVPLIEKYPRLDYVLG comes from the coding sequence ATGGCAACTGAAAAGATGACCGGTGGTCCGAACGTGTTCGAGAGCAAGATCGGCGGCGTTGCGGTTCGAGGACAGGCCCACAGCCTGAGCGCGTGGTTCGTCCTCGCGCTGCGGATGATGATGGGGATCGCGTTCCTCAACGCCGGGTTGGACAAACTCCTGGCCGCGGAGCCGTTCTCCGCCCAGGGATACCTGCTCTACGGCGTCAACGAGGCGTCGCCCCTGATCGGGATGTTCACCTGGATGGGAACCACCCCCTGGTTCGTCGAGTTCGTGAACATCGCCGTCCCGTTCGGACAGGTCGCGATCGGGTTGGGCCTGATCGTCGGCGCAGTGGTTCGCCTCGCGGCGTTCTTCGGCGCGATGATGATGGGCCTATTCTACTTCGCGAACTGGTCCGTCGAACACGGCATGATCAACGGTGACTTCGCGTACCTGCTCGTCTTCCTCGCCGTCGCCGCCTTCGGCGCCGGCCGGATCCTCGGGCTGGACGCGCTCATCGAGAGGTACGAGATCGACGGCGTTCCGCTGATCGAGAAGTACCCCCGGCTCGACTACGTCCTCGGCTGA
- a CDS encoding dihydrolipoyl dehydrogenase, which translates to MDEYDIIVIGGGSGSQVATAAADRGLEAAVVERGPLGGACITRGCVPSKALLHRADVVDEIRRADRFGVEATLDGVDYGAITSSIHDTVYAKADRQERNLDEATRVALYRGEAQFVDDRTLEIDPNEGEDDPGEIRGEHVVVAVGSRPVTPPIDGLEDVDVRTSDDVLFLDERPHDLVIVGGGYIGAELGYFFGALGTAVSIVGRSDRLVPGEDDDVSEVVTESLATYCDLYTGYEAAAVEEDGDRVDVIAESTGDEGDDRVELSADDLLLATGRRPNTDALDLDAAGVETDDEGHVETDDTLETTAENVWALGDVLAAQPFKHAADYEAEIVSANILDGADRAVDYEAMPHAIFTSPQVASVGRTEADLAADDREYESTLVTYDAAPKGVILDAGDGFVKVLSGPDGDLLGCHIVGPDAATLLHEVVVAMEHGSGTVDDVAETVHVHPSLNEVVLKAFDEAADRPYSTVPDWRDVSAE; encoded by the coding sequence ATGGACGAGTACGACATCATCGTGATCGGCGGCGGATCCGGCAGTCAGGTCGCGACCGCCGCGGCCGACCGCGGCCTCGAGGCGGCCGTGGTCGAGCGCGGTCCGCTCGGCGGGGCCTGTATCACCCGGGGCTGTGTCCCCTCGAAGGCGTTGCTCCACCGCGCCGACGTCGTCGACGAGATCCGACGCGCCGATCGGTTCGGCGTCGAGGCGACCCTCGATGGCGTCGACTACGGCGCGATCACGTCGTCGATCCACGATACGGTCTACGCCAAGGCCGATCGCCAGGAGCGCAACCTCGACGAGGCGACACGCGTCGCCCTCTACCGCGGCGAGGCGCAGTTCGTCGACGATCGAACCCTCGAGATCGATCCGAACGAGGGCGAGGACGATCCCGGGGAGATCCGCGGCGAGCACGTCGTCGTCGCGGTCGGCAGTCGCCCGGTAACGCCCCCGATCGACGGACTCGAGGACGTCGACGTCCGCACCAGCGACGACGTGCTCTTCCTCGACGAGCGACCGCACGACCTCGTGATCGTCGGCGGCGGCTACATCGGGGCCGAACTGGGCTACTTCTTCGGTGCGCTGGGCACCGCGGTGTCGATCGTCGGTCGGAGCGATCGGCTCGTTCCGGGCGAGGACGACGACGTGAGCGAGGTCGTGACGGAGTCGCTCGCGACGTACTGTGACCTGTACACCGGGTACGAGGCGGCCGCGGTCGAGGAGGACGGCGATCGAGTCGACGTGATCGCGGAATCGACCGGCGACGAGGGGGACGATCGAGTCGAACTGTCGGCCGACGACCTGCTGCTCGCGACCGGCCGGCGACCGAACACCGACGCGCTCGATCTCGACGCTGCGGGCGTCGAAACCGACGACGAGGGCCACGTCGAGACCGACGACACCCTCGAGACGACCGCCGAGAACGTCTGGGCGCTGGGCGACGTCCTCGCCGCCCAGCCGTTCAAACACGCCGCGGATTACGAGGCCGAGATCGTCTCGGCGAACATCCTCGACGGCGCCGATCGGGCGGTCGACTACGAGGCCATGCCGCACGCCATCTTCACCTCGCCGCAGGTCGCGAGCGTCGGGCGGACGGAAGCCGATCTCGCGGCCGACGATCGCGAGTACGAGTCGACGCTCGTCACGTACGACGCAGCGCCGAAGGGGGTCATCCTGGACGCCGGGGACGGGTTCGTCAAGGTCCTCTCGGGACCGGACGGCGACCTCCTCGGCTGTCACATCGTCGGCCCGGATGCGGCGACGCTGCTGCACGAAGTGGTCGTCGCGATGGAACACGGGTCGGGGACGGTCGACGACGTCGCCGAAACGGTCCACGTCCACCCGTCGCTGAACGAAGTGGTGCTGAAAGCGTTCGACGAGGCCGCCGATCGGCCGTACTCGACCGTCCCAGACTGGCGCGACGTGAGCGCCGAGTAG
- a CDS encoding type II toxin-antitoxin system HicB family antitoxin, protein MTSEGDASVDPSEYEELADADVTMRENEHGLHIADDEVTGVSSQGQTREEALANLAAAVESYREATDDDPGDDWL, encoded by the coding sequence ATGACTTCCGAGGGAGACGCGAGCGTCGACCCGAGCGAGTACGAGGAACTCGCGGACGCGGACGTGACGATGCGGGAGAACGAGCACGGACTCCACATCGCCGACGACGAGGTGACCGGCGTCTCGAGCCAGGGACAGACGCGCGAGGAAGCCCTCGCGAACCTCGCAGCGGCGGTCGAGTCCTACCGGGAGGCGACGGACGACGATCCCGGCGACGACTGGCTCTAG